In Mycolicibacter virginiensis, the DNA window ACCTCCCGGGCGAAATTGGAGACCAGCCAGTCCAACGAGCTCTCGGGGGTACGGCGCTGCGCGGTGGGATCGGTTGGGAAAGTCATTACTGGTTCTGTCCCTGGTCGGTGTCGAGGCTATTTTCTGGGCCCTTGTCTGGGCCTTGTTCCAAGCCGCCTTCTAGGCCGTTTTCCCGGGCGTGCGATCGCGCGGCGTGCACTCCACCGAAGTGACTGCTGATCGAACTGCGGATCGCCGCGGGATCCCGTTCCAGTGGCTCGTGGGCGGGCTGGGGCGGTACGCCGTTGGATGTTACCGGCTGTTCTGCGTCAGCCGGATCGTGCGCTACGGCATGGGGGTCTTCCCCGGCCGGCGTCGCTGCCGCAGCTGAGCCGGGCACCAGCCGGGCGCCGGGCTCGCGGACCGGCAGGCCGTGTTCGGTATGGGCGACCACCGGCACGTTTTCCGCTTCCGCGGCTACCGACCAACCGCGGTCCCAGACCGACTGCCAGTCCAGATCGGCGCGCAGGCTGGGCTCGTTGGGGTCGATGCCCACCGACTCCGAGAGCATCCGCTGATAGATCGAGTCGGACTCGGTCGCGGGCTCGGACTCGGGCTCGGGCTCGGGTTGAGGCTCCGGTGCAGCGGCGCCGACCCGGGCACGCGCCGCGAAATACCCCGACGTATCAGCGGGCGCAAACCTCTCGGCCGCCGGTTCGGGTGCCCGGTGCGGGTCCGGGGCCGGCGCTTCCGGCTGCCCGGCGCCCTGCTCCTCGGCTTCCCACCACGGTTGCGGCAGCTCGCGGCGTACTCGCTCGGGGGTGGTCGGTGGCTGCGCCGGTTGCGACGGTTGTTCGGAGGGCACGCCAGTGATGCCGCTGGATCCCGGGGTGCGTCGCGGCAGCAGTGAGACGACGGGACCGGGCTCGGCAGGCTCGGCGTCCTCGTAGGGCGCATACGTCTGGTAAGGCTCGGGCTGGTATTCGTATGGTTCGGGTTCGGGTTCATACCGCTGCGGTGCGGGCGGCGGCTGCTCGGCGGGTGCGAAGTAGGGCTGGGCGGGCGGCGCGAGTGCCGGCGACGACTCCTCGAAGGGCCGCACGGTCAGCAGGTGCGGCGGCAGATACACCTCGGCGGTGATACCACGAGATCCCTGAGAGGCCGGGAACAGCCGGACCTCGATCTCGTGGCGAGCGGCCAGTCGAGAGATCACGAACAGACCCATATGGCGGGCGTTCTCCGGACTGAACTCGCCACCGGCCGCCAGCCGCATGTTGGCCATCCGCAGGTCGGCGTCGGTCATCCCCAATCCGACGTCGACGACCTCGACCACTACCCCGCCGTCGTTCTCGAAACCGGCGACCACTCGCACCGGCTCCGTCGGCGCCGAATAGCGCAGCGCGTTGTCGATCAGTTCCGCGAGCAGGTGTATGCAGTCCGCGGCGGCGGCGCCGATCACGGTGGTGTCGGGCACCAGCACGGTCTGCACCCGGTCGTAGCCCTCCACCTCCGAGGCGGCCGCGCTGATCAGGGTCGCCAGCGGAACCGGACGTCCCCGCTCATGCGGCACCCGCGCACCGGCCAGCACCAGCAGGTTCGCGCCGTTGCGCCGCATCCGGGCGGCCAGGTGATCCAGCCGGAACAGGCTCTCGAGTCGGTCCGGGTCGTCCTCATTGCGCTCCAGCCGGTCGATGAGCGCCAACTGCTGGTCGACCAGCGACCGGTTGCGCCGCGACATCGTCTCGAACATCTCGTTGACCAGGCGCCGAAGCCGTGCCTCATCACCGGCGAGCAGCAGCGCCTGGGCGTGCAGCTCGTCGACGGCGTGGGCGACCTGCCCGACCTCCTCGGTGGTGTACACCGGCAGCGGGTCGGGGTCGCGGTCCGAACCGGGCGAACCGGCACGCAATCGGGCGATCTCCTGCTCGAGGTCGACGTGGGCGACCTGCAGTGCGCTGTCGCGCAGGGTCCGCAGTGGGCGCACCAACGAGCGCGCCACCAGCCACACCGCCAGCAGGGTGGCGGTGATCGCGGCCAGCACCAGCACGATGTCGCGAACGGCGGCGGCGCGCCGGTCCGCGGCTCGGTCTTCCACCGCCGCCGTGACGGCCCCGGTGTTCTCGCTGATGAGCTGGGCGGCGATCTGGTCGGTGGTACGGATGGAGTCGCGCAGCACCGGGTTGTTGGGCAGCACCTGCTCCGGGTCAGACATGATCGACATCCGGGTCACCAGCTGCTGTTGCAACGATTTGGCGTCCGGGGAGTCCACCCCAAGCACCTCGCTCATCCCGAACAGCGTCGACGGCTCGGTACCGGCCAAGGTCATCATCGAGCTGCGCAGCTCCGGATCGGGAAGCTCGCCACCCCGATTCACCAGCAGTTCCTGCATCATCATCTGGCCCCGCGCGCCGACGGCACGGCTCAAGCCCTCGGTCTGCGCCCGGATCCGCTCGCTGTCCACCCGCACCGACCCGTTGATGGCGTCCTCGGCGGTCAGCAGGATCGGCGCGTAGCCGGTGACCTCGTCGCGCAGGCCGACACCGGTGGTCGAGACCGAACTCAGCAACCCCTGGCCGCGTTCGATCAGCGACTCCACCCCGGACCGCACATCGTTCGCCACATCGGTGTGCGACAGCCGAGACTGCAGCTCGTACTTGCGATTCTCGAAGTTCTTCCGGGCACCTTCGGCATCGCCGTCCGAGGAAGCGGCCACCAGCGCGTCGCCCAACGCCGACATGTAATTGGTGATCGCCGGAATCATCTCGGCGCGGTCGGCGACCAGCCGAAGCCGGTTGGCCTCGGTGAGCGCATTGGAGATACGCAGCCCGCCGAACAGCCCGGCCAGCGCCAGCGGCAGTAACGCGATCGCCAGCACCTTCCACCGCACCGGCCAGTTGCGCACCGACCATCGCGACGGACGTTTGACCGCTGCGGACTCCGGCTTGTGGCCGTCCTCGGCTGGTTCGGCTGACTCCTCAAAGACCTGGCCCACCTCTTCCGGGTGGTCAAAGAGCGTCACCGGTCGGCGGCCGATTCGCCGACCGCTCGGCTGAAATTCACCGTCTGCGCCTCATTCATCGGACTCTCCGGGACATCGCACCCGCACAGCGGATCGCGGTGTGTTTCACGGCATAGCAATTCGACGAGTATGCCAGTCGACCGAAGGCCTGACCAGAATTTTTACTGAACAGAACACTTTCCGAGACCTTCGCGTGTCTTGGCGTACTTCGGTCGAGCAAACAGACCGACGCGCCATGTTCGACTCCCTGGAGACGGATCCAGCGCTCTTGGGCATCCCGCTGGGGTACCCCTAGACACACGGCGACGCGGGCTGACTTCACATCAGCCAGACAGTCAAATAAACAGTGCAGGCACTAGCCCCTGCCAACCGGGAGCTGGTGCCTGCGGGAAGAAAAGGACGCACTATAACGACAGGCGGTAGCCCGTCAGCACAAATGCTCCTGCGCAGCTGTTATGAAAATCCGATAATTATCCTGAGCGGGCGGGATAGTAGTTGCGACCATCTGGTCTGGCGTCAATCCCAGCTGCAGCTGATTACACACGTCGCGACCGCCCGCGATTGCCACATCCGGACGCACGATGAGCCCCGGCGCCACCGGATGCCCAGCGAAACTCGTAGCCGACCAACTATTTTCGCGCAACGCGTCAACGAAGGTCTGCTCATCGGCGTGAGCTGGGGGCGCGGTCAAAACTCCCACCGAGAGTCCCATCGCGACAATGGGAGCAACTACCCCCGCCTTACCAAAAAGCATTTCGATTCCCTATTCTTTTTGTGGTTGGTACGGATAGGGGTGCGAGATTACCGCGCCCGGACAAGGTTCGCGATTCGTCCGAGAATTCATCCCGGAGCGAAAGCCTAAGCTCAGTTACCAACGGCCATTGCTTGGTTTTGTTGACATTCGCGGGCCCCAGCCCGGCATTCCGCACACGGACTTCTCTGCCGACTTCGCCGAGCATCGCCTGCCTGATACGCGGCGACCGGAGACCGGTCGCTTTTTAGCCTGCCGCCATACGAGGATGCTGTTGTGTTCAAAGTGATGTTCTATTCGCCCCGCATCCCGCCCAACACCGGCAATGCGATTCGAATGGTGGCGGCAACCGGCGCGGAGCTTCACCTGGTGGAACCCATGGGCTTCGACCTGTCCGAGCCCAAGCTGCGGCGGGCCGGCTTGGACTATCACGACCTGGCCTGGGTGCGCGTGCACTCGTCGCTGCCGGCGGCCTGGGAGGCGCTGGGCGAGGCCCGGGTGTTCGCGTTCACCGCCAGCGCCCACACCCCCTTCACCGACGTGAGCTATGAGCCCGGCGACGTGCTGATGTTCGGCCCCGAGCCCACCGGCCTGGACGAGGCGACGCTGGCCGACCCGCACATCACCGCGAGAGTGCGTATCCCGATGCTGGCCGGGCGGCGCTCACTGAACCTGTCCAATGCCGCCGCCGTCGCGGTCTACGAGGCGTGGCGCCAGCACGGGTTCGCCGACGGGGTGTAGCCCCTTCAGCCCCCGCCAGGGAGCGGAACCTTTCCTCCAGCGGCCCAGGCCAACCGGTCCGCGAGCCGAAGCACTTGTCACCACTCGGCGGGACCATGTACGGTCCTGCATATACCCCTACCCCCTAGGGGTATATGACGAGGAGGATCTCATGAGGACACCGACGGCCGTGGATTGGCACTT includes these proteins:
- a CDS encoding ATP-binding protein produces the protein MTLFDHPEEVGQVFEESAEPAEDGHKPESAAVKRPSRWSVRNWPVRWKVLAIALLPLALAGLFGGLRISNALTEANRLRLVADRAEMIPAITNYMSALGDALVAASSDGDAEGARKNFENRKYELQSRLSHTDVANDVRSGVESLIERGQGLLSSVSTTGVGLRDEVTGYAPILLTAEDAINGSVRVDSERIRAQTEGLSRAVGARGQMMMQELLVNRGGELPDPELRSSMMTLAGTEPSTLFGMSEVLGVDSPDAKSLQQQLVTRMSIMSDPEQVLPNNPVLRDSIRTTDQIAAQLISENTGAVTAAVEDRAADRRAAAVRDIVLVLAAITATLLAVWLVARSLVRPLRTLRDSALQVAHVDLEQEIARLRAGSPGSDRDPDPLPVYTTEEVGQVAHAVDELHAQALLLAGDEARLRRLVNEMFETMSRRNRSLVDQQLALIDRLERNEDDPDRLESLFRLDHLAARMRRNGANLLVLAGARVPHERGRPVPLATLISAAASEVEGYDRVQTVLVPDTTVIGAAAADCIHLLAELIDNALRYSAPTEPVRVVAGFENDGGVVVEVVDVGLGMTDADLRMANMRLAAGGEFSPENARHMGLFVISRLAARHEIEVRLFPASQGSRGITAEVYLPPHLLTVRPFEESSPALAPPAQPYFAPAEQPPPAPQRYEPEPEPYEYQPEPYQTYAPYEDAEPAEPGPVVSLLPRRTPGSSGITGVPSEQPSQPAQPPTTPERVRRELPQPWWEAEEQGAGQPEAPAPDPHRAPEPAAERFAPADTSGYFAARARVGAAAPEPQPEPEPESEPATESDSIYQRMLSESVGIDPNEPSLRADLDWQSVWDRGWSVAAEAENVPVVAHTEHGLPVREPGARLVPGSAAAATPAGEDPHAVAHDPADAEQPVTSNGVPPQPAHEPLERDPAAIRSSISSHFGGVHAARSHARENGLEGGLEQGPDKGPENSLDTDQGQNQ
- a CDS encoding DUF732 domain-containing protein; amino-acid sequence: MLFGKAGVVAPIVAMGLSVGVLTAPPAHADEQTFVDALRENSWSATSFAGHPVAPGLIVRPDVAIAGGRDVCNQLQLGLTPDQMVATTIPPAQDNYRIFITAAQEHLC
- a CDS encoding tRNA (cytidine(34)-2'-O)-methyltransferase — translated: MFYSPRIPPNTGNAIRMVAATGAELHLVEPMGFDLSEPKLRRAGLDYHDLAWVRVHSSLPAAWEALGEARVFAFTASAHTPFTDVSYEPGDVLMFGPEPTGLDEATLADPHITARVRIPMLAGRRSLNLSNAAAVAVYEAWRQHGFADGV